The Gavia stellata isolate bGavSte3 chromosome 1, bGavSte3.hap2, whole genome shotgun sequence genome has a segment encoding these proteins:
- the MLNR gene encoding motilin receptor: MRGGGGNGSEGEPWPWPPCDERLCLALPVQVLVPVTAVCLGLFVVGVAGNVLTVLVIRGYHDMKTTTNLYLGSMAVSDLLILLGLPFDLYRLWRSRPWIFGQLLCRLSHYLSEGCTYSTILHITALTVERYFAICFPLKAKVVVTKCRVKVVIGVLWAFAFLSASPFFFLVGVEQPDNHTAFSRECKPTPQAVESGLLATMFWVTTSYFVLPLICLNVLYGFIGRELWRSNTRLRGPNTVLREKGHRQTIKILAVVVLAFVICWLPFHIGRIIFINTQDTRMMLFSQYFNIFALQLFYLSASINPILYNLISKKYREAAYKLLLPHRAAERAFTVTKDAGGYTETSASTRNEYATSF; this comes from the exons atgcggggcggcggcgggaacGGCAGCGAGGGCGAGCCCTGGCCGTGGCCGCCCTGCGACGAGCGGCTGTGCTTGGCGCTGCCGGTGCAGGTGCTTGTCCCGGTCACGGCTGTCTGCCTGGGGCTCTTCGTTGTCGGCGTGGCGGGCAACGTCCTGACGGTGCTGGTCATCCGTGGCTACCACGACATGAAGACCACCACCAACCTCTACCTGGGCAGCATGGCCGTCTCGGACCTGCTCATCCTTCTGGGGCTGCCCTTCGACCTCTACCGCCTCTGGCGCTCCCGGCCCTGGATCTTCGGGCAGCTGCTGTGCCGCCTCTCCCACTACCTCAGCGAGGGCTGCACCTACTCCACCATCCTCCACATCACCGCCCTCACCGTGGAGCGCTACTTCGCCATCTGCTTCCCCCTCAAGGCCAAAGTGGTCGTCACCAAGTGCCGGGTCAAGGTCGTCATCGGCGTCCTCTGGGCCTTCGCCTTCCTCTCCGCCAGCCCGTTCTTCTTCCTGGTCGGCGTGGAGCAGCCCGACAACCACACCGCCTTCAGCCGTGAGTGTAAGCCCACCCCGCAGGCCGTGGAGTCTGGCCTGCTGGCCACCATGTTCTGGGTCACCACCTCCTACTTCGTCCTGCCCCTCATCTGCCTCAATGTCCTCTACGGCTTCATCGGCCGGGAGCTGTGGCGGAGCAACACCCGCCTGCGGGGCCCCAACACGGTCCTCCGGGAGAAGGGGCACCGCCAGACCATCAAGATCTTGG CTGTGGTGGTTCTGGCCTTTGTAATTTGCTGGTTGCCTTTCCACATTGGCAGGATCATATTTATAAACACCCAGGACACCAGGATGATGCTCTTCTCCCAGTACTTTAATATATTTGCTCTCCAGCTTTTCTACCTGAGCGCATCCATCAACCCTATCCTCTACAACCTCATTTCGAAGAAGTACAGGGAAGCAGCCTACAAGCTGCTGTTGCCTCACCGAGCTGCAGAAAGGGCTTTCACGGTAACAAAAGACGCTGGTGGCTACACGGAGACCAGTGCTAGCACAAGAAATGAGTACGCCACCAGCTTCTGA